One genomic segment of Penaeus chinensis breed Huanghai No. 1 chromosome 24, ASM1920278v2, whole genome shotgun sequence includes these proteins:
- the LOC125037850 gene encoding ribosome-binding protein 1-like, translating to MPITIEKRTVLQLSHERRVPQPPDGGEEEPRAPAAEALRRPSCRFLRRKAGFCAECVGGPAEAKGRRAKGRRAKGRRAKGRRAKGRRAKGRWAKGRRAKGRRAKGRRAKGRRAKGRRDKGRRDKGRRAKGRRAKGRRAKGRRAKGRRAKGRRAKGRRAQGRRAQGKRAKGRRAKGRRAKGRRAKGRRAKGRRAKGRRAKGRRAKGRRAKGRRAKGRRAKGRRAKGRRAKGRRAKGRRAKGRRAKGRRAKGRRAKGRRAKGRRAKGRRAKGRRAKGRRAKGAPVQN from the exons ATGCCTATAACTATAGAGAAAAGAACAGTCTTGCAGCTCAGTCATGAGCGGCGAGTTCCTCAGCCACCCGACGGCGGCGAGGAGGAACCGAGGGCGCCCGCCGCCGAGGCCTTGCGGCGCCCGAGCTGCAGATTCCTCCGTCGCAAGGCCGG ATTCTGTGCTGAGTGTGTGGGCGGCCCGGCGGAGGCTAAGGGCAGGCGGGCCAAGGGCAGGCGGGCCAAGGGCAGGCGGGCCAAGGGCAGGCGGGCCAAGGGCAGGCGGGCCAAGGGCAGGTGGGCCAAGGGCAGGCGGGCCAAGGGCAGGCGGGCCAAGGGCAGGCGGGCTAAGGGCAGGCGGGCTAAGGGCAGGCGGGACAAGGGCAGGCGGGACAAGGGCAGGCGGGCCAAGGGCAGGCGGGCCAAGGGCAGGCGGGCTAAGGGCAGGCGGGCTAAGGGCAGGCGGGCTAAGGGCAGGCGGGCTAAGGGCAGGCGGGCCCAGGGCAGGCGGGCCCAGGGCAAGCGGGCCAAGGGCAGGCGGGCCAAGGGCAGGCGGGCCAAGGGCAGGCGGGCTAAGGGCAGGCGGGCCAAGGGCAGGCGGGCCAAGGGCAGGCGGGCCAAGGGCAGGCGGGCCAAGGGCAGGCGGGCCAAGGGCAGGCGGGCCAAGGGCAGGCGGGCTAAGGGCAGGCGGGCTAAGGGCAGGCGGGCCAAGGGCAGGCGGGCCAAGGGCAGGCGGGCCAAGGGCAGGCGGGCCAAGGGCAGGCGGGCTAAGGGCAGGCGGGCCAAGGGCAGGCGGGCCAAGGGCAGGCGGGCCAAGGGCAGGCGGGCCAAGGGCAGGCGGGCCAAGGGCAGGCGGGCTAAGGGCGCGCCCGTGCAGAACTAG